A portion of the Krasilnikovia cinnamomea genome contains these proteins:
- a CDS encoding roadblock/LC7 domain-containing protein codes for MSVDTSADRHQLNWLLGNFVHQTDGVRDAVAVSSDGLLIASSDGLNRAEADHLAAIVSSLASVARSASRRYDFDGLKLIMIEMRRGFLLVSVIAGGSCLGVVSGGDSDVGLVGYEMSLLADRFGTLLTPALISESRQHLPR; via the coding sequence ATGAGCGTTGATACGTCTGCCGACCGGCACCAACTGAACTGGCTGCTGGGCAACTTCGTCCACCAGACCGACGGGGTCCGCGACGCGGTCGCGGTGTCCTCCGACGGCCTGCTCATCGCGAGTTCCGACGGGCTCAACCGGGCCGAGGCCGACCACCTGGCGGCGATCGTCTCCAGCCTGGCCAGCGTCGCCCGCAGCGCCTCGCGCCGCTACGACTTCGACGGGCTCAAGCTCATCATGATCGAGATGCGGCGCGGGTTCCTGCTGGTGTCGGTCATCGCGGGCGGCAGCTGCCTGGGGGTGGTGTCCGGTGGTGACAGCGACGTGGGCCTGGTCGGCTACGAGATGTCCCTGCTGGCCGACCGGTTCGGCACCCTGCTCACCCCGGCTCTGATCTCCGAGTCCCGTCAGCATCTGCCGCGATGA
- a CDS encoding DUF742 domain-containing protein yields MTYPGEWEPDPQRFPYTEPAPAAGTAPPAAHRAPETEVDDVVVRPFMLTGGRTQPLQDGLRIETQLHAAPAALSAPLRFESRRIVELCQVPMSIADLAVGLKVPLGVLRVIVADLVTDGYLRVEQQLGELPIELIERIRDRVRAL; encoded by the coding sequence ATGACATACCCGGGCGAGTGGGAGCCGGACCCACAGAGATTCCCGTACACGGAACCGGCCCCGGCGGCCGGGACGGCACCCCCGGCGGCGCACCGGGCGCCCGAGACGGAAGTCGACGACGTGGTCGTGCGTCCGTTCATGCTGACCGGCGGCCGTACCCAGCCGTTGCAGGACGGCCTGCGGATCGAGACCCAGCTGCACGCCGCCCCGGCGGCCCTGTCGGCGCCGCTGCGCTTCGAGTCCCGGCGCATCGTGGAGCTGTGCCAGGTGCCGATGTCGATCGCCGACCTCGCGGTCGGCCTGAAAGTACCGCTCGGCGTGTTACGGGTGATCGTCGCGGACCTGGTGACCGACGGCTACCTGCGGGTCGAGCAGCAGCTCGGTGAGCTGCCCATCGAATTGATCGAGAGGATCAGGGATCGTGTACGGGCGCTCTAG
- a CDS encoding GTP-binding protein has translation MALPPVAVKIVISGGFGVGKTTFVGAISEIEPLVTEAELTERSIGIDDTSAVSAKTTTTVALDFGRITLDDALLLYLFGTPGQDRFDFLWDDLVDGALGAVVLVDTRRIEDCFPAVDYFEERDIPFLVGVNMFDRSQRFDLEEIRDALGISPDVPVLECDARFRESVKAILVALTEEILTKRLSRERPVPTW, from the coding sequence GTGGCCCTGCCACCGGTGGCGGTCAAGATCGTCATCAGCGGGGGTTTCGGGGTGGGCAAGACGACCTTCGTCGGGGCCATCTCGGAGATCGAGCCGCTGGTGACCGAGGCCGAGCTGACCGAGCGGTCGATCGGCATCGACGACACCTCCGCGGTGTCGGCGAAGACCACCACCACGGTGGCGCTGGACTTCGGCCGCATCACCCTCGACGACGCGTTGCTGCTCTACCTGTTCGGCACCCCCGGGCAGGACCGCTTCGACTTCCTCTGGGACGACCTGGTCGACGGCGCGCTCGGCGCCGTGGTCCTGGTCGACACCCGGCGGATCGAGGACTGCTTCCCCGCGGTCGACTACTTCGAGGAGCGTGACATCCCGTTCCTCGTGGGAGTCAACATGTTCGACCGCTCCCAGCGGTTCGACCTGGAGGAGATCCGCGACGCGCTGGGCATCAGCCCGGACGTGCCGGTGCTGGAGTGCGACGCGCGGTTCCGCGAGTCGGTCAAGGCCATCCTGGTCGCCCTCACCGAGGAGATCCTCACCAAGCGGCTGAGCCGGGAACGGCCGGTGCCCACGTGGTGA
- a CDS encoding ABC transporter substrate-binding protein: MPSRTPWRRLRRAAALLSVLALSACGEPSAAIIAPPGVARTPCGTVSIAVNPWVGYEANVAVVSYLLRTELGCKVVEKKLTEQDSWEAMAKGEVDVILEVWGHDDLKKTYIDDKKIAVEQGLTGNKGVIGWYVPPWMAQQYPDIVKWRNLNKYASLFRTPKSEGKGQFLAGDPSFVTNDAALIKNLKLDYSVVYGGSEDALIAAFREAEANKTPLIGYFYTPQWLLSEIKLVHIPLPLYRPGCDAVPEKVACDYQPYDLDKIARKAFVDSGSPAAELIKNFRWSNDDQNSVARDITVKKLSHDDAAKRWLDAHRTTWQRWLPQ, encoded by the coding sequence ATGCCTTCACGTACGCCGTGGCGGCGGCTGCGCCGGGCGGCGGCCCTGCTGAGTGTGCTGGCGCTGTCCGCCTGCGGTGAGCCGTCCGCCGCGATCATCGCGCCGCCCGGCGTCGCGCGTACGCCCTGTGGCACCGTCTCGATCGCGGTCAACCCGTGGGTGGGTTACGAGGCGAACGTCGCGGTGGTCAGCTATCTGCTGCGCACCGAGCTGGGCTGCAAGGTGGTGGAGAAGAAGCTCACCGAGCAGGACTCCTGGGAGGCGATGGCCAAGGGCGAGGTCGACGTCATCCTGGAGGTCTGGGGCCACGACGACTTGAAGAAGACGTACATCGACGACAAGAAGATCGCCGTCGAGCAGGGCCTGACCGGCAACAAGGGCGTCATCGGCTGGTACGTCCCGCCGTGGATGGCGCAGCAGTACCCGGACATCGTGAAGTGGCGCAACCTCAACAAGTACGCGTCGCTGTTCCGCACGCCCAAGTCCGAGGGCAAGGGCCAGTTCCTGGCCGGCGACCCGTCGTTCGTGACGAACGACGCCGCCCTGATCAAGAACCTCAAGCTCGACTACTCGGTCGTCTACGGGGGCAGCGAGGACGCGCTCATCGCCGCGTTCCGGGAGGCCGAGGCGAACAAGACGCCGTTGATCGGCTACTTCTACACACCACAGTGGCTGCTGTCGGAGATCAAGCTGGTGCACATCCCGCTGCCGCTGTACCGGCCCGGCTGCGACGCCGTGCCCGAGAAGGTGGCCTGCGACTACCAGCCGTACGACCTGGACAAGATCGCCAGGAAGGCGTTCGTCGACTCCGGCAGCCCGGCCGCCGAGCTGATCAAGAACTTCCGCTGGAGCAACGACGACCAGAACTCGGTGGCCCGCGACATCACGGTCAAGAAGCTCTCCCACGACGACGCCGCGAAACGGTGGCTGGACGCCCACCGCACGACCTGGCAGCGCTGGCTGCCCCAGTGA
- a CDS encoding putative bifunctional diguanylate cyclase/phosphodiesterase, whose protein sequence is MELDSQAVELNAALHEQQELRAELTARALRDDLTGLGSRNLLRDRLDAVTGAHALLLLDLDGFQDVNDLYGHAVGDTLLIAVAERLRQAVGDGLLVRLGGDEFAVLLVGERAAASTDVAWALVEAVREPFQLGERESLVTASVGVLRAAGPAGTVEALRKADMALYAAKGAGKNRVEVYSDALAEARDRRMRLIADLRRALADETLEVHYQPVVDLVTGAVTAVEALVRWPDGTRWIPPGEFIPIAEESGLIVPLGAWVLRRALADVRPWYEAYGIAVTVNVSGRQLREPDIADVVLDALEEQSLAGAALVVEITETVVVADVGAEAAAAREVLDRLRGEGVRVAVDDFGTGYSSLAYLRTLPVDVLKIDRAFVQDEDGRGDSTAFLQAIVQMARSLRLRTVAEAVETAAQADRLRDLLCPLAQGFLFARPMPAAELTALLARTGGRLESAAQPTRAA, encoded by the coding sequence GTGGAACTGGACAGCCAGGCGGTGGAACTGAACGCCGCGCTGCACGAGCAGCAGGAACTGCGGGCCGAGCTGACCGCCCGGGCGCTGCGCGACGACCTCACCGGTCTGGGCAGTCGCAACCTGCTGCGCGACCGGCTGGACGCCGTGACGGGCGCGCACGCGCTGCTGCTGCTGGACCTGGACGGGTTCCAGGACGTCAACGACCTGTACGGCCACGCGGTCGGCGACACCCTGCTGATCGCGGTGGCCGAGCGGCTGCGGCAGGCCGTCGGCGACGGGCTGCTGGTCCGGCTCGGCGGCGACGAGTTCGCGGTGCTGCTGGTGGGGGAGCGGGCGGCGGCGAGCACGGACGTCGCCTGGGCCCTGGTCGAGGCCGTCCGGGAACCGTTCCAGCTCGGCGAGCGGGAGAGCCTGGTGACGGCCAGCGTCGGGGTGCTCCGCGCCGCCGGGCCGGCGGGCACCGTCGAGGCGCTGCGCAAGGCGGACATGGCCCTGTACGCGGCCAAGGGTGCGGGCAAGAACCGGGTCGAGGTCTACTCCGACGCCCTGGCCGAGGCCCGGGACCGCCGGATGCGGCTGATCGCCGACCTGCGCCGGGCACTGGCCGACGAGACCCTCGAGGTGCACTACCAGCCGGTCGTCGATCTGGTCACGGGCGCGGTCACCGCCGTGGAGGCCCTGGTGCGCTGGCCGGACGGGACGCGCTGGATTCCACCCGGGGAGTTCATCCCGATCGCCGAGGAGAGCGGGCTGATCGTGCCGCTGGGCGCCTGGGTGCTGCGCCGGGCGCTGGCCGACGTGAGGCCGTGGTACGAGGCGTACGGCATCGCCGTCACCGTCAACGTGTCCGGCCGCCAGCTGCGCGAGCCCGACATCGCCGACGTGGTGCTCGACGCGTTGGAGGAGCAGTCCCTGGCGGGTGCCGCGCTGGTCGTCGAGATCACCGAGACCGTGGTGGTGGCCGACGTCGGGGCAGAGGCGGCCGCGGCCCGCGAGGTGCTCGACCGGCTCCGCGGCGAGGGCGTCCGGGTGGCCGTCGACGACTTCGGCACCGGGTACTCCTCGCTGGCCTACCTGCGTACCCTGCCGGTCGACGTTCTCAAGATCGATCGGGCGTTCGTCCAGGACGAGGACGGGCGCGGCGACTCCACGGCGTTCCTGCAGGCCATCGTGCAGATGGCACGCAGCCTGCGGTTGCGTACGGTGGCGGAGGCGGTGGAGACCGCGGCGCAGGCCGACCGGCTGCGTGACCTGCTGTGCCCGCTGGCCCAGGGCTTCCTGTTCGCCCGGCCGATGCCCGCCGCCGAGCTGACCGCGTTGCTGGCGCGTACCGGTGGGCGGTTGGAGAGCGCGGCGCAACCGACGCGGGCCGCATAA
- a CDS encoding LLM class flavin-dependent oxidoreductase, protein MRIGIVILPDQRWSDARQRWRQADAWGFDHAWTYDHLGWRDLVDGPWFDSMTTLTAAATVTSRIRLGTLVASPNFRHPAAFVRQITAVDDVSDGRLLLGLGAGGIGFDALVLGGEELPPRQRVDRFAEFTELLDLILRTDGTTWKGEWFAAVDARNNPGCVQRPRVPFLVAANGPRSMRLAARFGEGWVTTGTVFDDLESWWSSVAELSTRMDAALASAGRDPDTLDRHLLLDAAPVFSLANADFFAEQVARAARLGFTDVITHWPRTESWYAGDEAVLVDVATRLLPELRG, encoded by the coding sequence ATGCGGATTGGCATTGTGATCCTCCCCGATCAGCGCTGGTCGGATGCGCGGCAGCGCTGGCGGCAGGCCGACGCGTGGGGTTTCGACCACGCCTGGACCTACGACCACCTCGGCTGGCGCGACCTGGTCGACGGGCCGTGGTTCGACTCGATGACCACGCTCACCGCCGCCGCCACGGTCACCTCGCGGATCCGGCTCGGCACCCTCGTCGCCTCGCCGAACTTCCGCCACCCGGCGGCCTTCGTCCGCCAGATCACGGCGGTCGACGACGTCAGCGACGGCCGGCTGCTGCTCGGCCTCGGCGCGGGCGGCATCGGCTTCGACGCCCTGGTGCTCGGCGGCGAGGAGCTGCCGCCGCGGCAGCGGGTGGACCGGTTCGCCGAGTTCACCGAGCTGCTCGACCTGATTCTGCGGACGGACGGCACCACGTGGAAGGGGGAGTGGTTCGCCGCGGTGGACGCCCGCAACAACCCGGGCTGCGTCCAGCGTCCCCGGGTGCCGTTCCTGGTGGCCGCGAACGGTCCCCGCTCCATGCGCCTGGCGGCGCGCTTCGGCGAGGGCTGGGTCACCACCGGCACCGTCTTCGACGACCTGGAGAGCTGGTGGTCCTCGGTGGCCGAGCTGTCCACCCGGATGGACGCGGCGCTGGCGTCGGCGGGCCGTGACCCGGACACTCTGGACCGTCACCTGTTGCTCGACGCCGCGCCGGTCTTCTCGCTGGCCAACGCCGACTTCTTCGCCGAACAGGTCGCCCGGGCCGCGCGGCTCGGCTTCACCGACGTCATCACCCACTGGCCCCGGACCGAGAGCTGGTACGCGGGCGACGAGGCGGTCCTGGTCGACGTCGCCACCCGGCTCCTGCCCGAGCTTCGAGGCTGA
- a CDS encoding RICIN domain-containing protein, whose protein sequence is MKRTAAWLTAPVVAIVLGVFGLVGPAQAAGPYWWRNIATQRCLDSNTSGSVYTLGCNGGSFQLWTWTGSSSSVEHRNYATGFCLDSNTSGSVYTLRCNGGNFQRWRRSGQQWINVATGRCLDSNTGGSVYTLPCNGGAFQRWE, encoded by the coding sequence ATGAAACGCACGGCAGCGTGGCTGACGGCTCCGGTGGTGGCGATCGTTCTCGGCGTTTTCGGCCTGGTCGGTCCGGCACAGGCGGCCGGGCCCTACTGGTGGCGCAACATCGCCACCCAGCGGTGCCTGGACAGCAACACCAGCGGAAGTGTCTACACGCTCGGCTGCAACGGCGGCAGTTTCCAGTTGTGGACGTGGACCGGCTCCTCCTCGTCAGTGGAGCACCGCAACTACGCGACCGGATTCTGCCTGGACAGCAACACCAGCGGCAGCGTCTACACGCTCCGCTGCAACGGCGGCAATTTCCAGCGCTGGCGGCGGAGCGGTCAGCAATGGATCAATGTGGCGACCGGCAGGTGCCTGGACAGCAACACCGGCGGGAGTGTTTACACACTTCCCTGCAACGGCGGCGCATTCCAGCGCTGGGAATGA
- a CDS encoding L,D-transpeptidase, protein MPRGPDDHRLRRPAPVYLLAVVLLVAVAGGAVTLRLREVDRTAASTAVRPAPSTARPGQQPALPARAAPADLPVIDYRSVPGGFPPDPTPQSTAALTEGLRPRARLAVYDAPGGRPRAFLPPSISGVPVTVPILMRRGGWVAVLLPSINRTMGWLPAGRWAVQPLRDHLILRRRTHELTWLRDGALVARWTVTTGSPATPTPLGRSFVLGRSTPGGAVYGGLDALVLGSVPDDRHAVPPALRGAHTGIHSWHRGGSFGKSVSNGCIRVPKSGQRRLLSAIAPGTPVSVVD, encoded by the coding sequence GTGCCGCGCGGCCCCGACGACCATCGACTCCGTCGCCCGGCGCCCGTATACCTGCTGGCCGTCGTCCTCCTCGTCGCAGTCGCGGGTGGGGCGGTGACCCTGCGGCTGCGCGAGGTGGACCGTACCGCCGCGTCGACCGCGGTCCGCCCGGCGCCGTCGACGGCCCGGCCCGGGCAGCAACCGGCACTCCCGGCCCGTGCCGCACCCGCGGATCTCCCCGTGATCGACTACCGGTCCGTTCCGGGGGGCTTTCCGCCCGACCCCACGCCGCAGTCGACCGCGGCGCTCACCGAGGGCCTGCGTCCCCGCGCCCGGCTCGCGGTCTACGACGCCCCCGGTGGCCGGCCCCGGGCGTTTCTGCCACCGTCGATCAGCGGCGTGCCGGTCACCGTGCCGATCCTCATGCGGCGCGGCGGCTGGGTTGCCGTCCTGCTGCCCTCGATCAACCGGACCATGGGCTGGCTGCCCGCCGGTCGGTGGGCCGTCCAGCCGCTGCGGGACCACCTGATCCTGCGGCGGCGCACGCACGAACTGACCTGGCTGCGCGACGGGGCCCTGGTGGCGCGGTGGACCGTCACCACCGGTTCACCGGCGACCCCGACCCCGCTGGGCCGCAGCTTCGTGCTGGGCCGCAGCACGCCCGGCGGTGCCGTCTACGGCGGTCTCGACGCCCTGGTGCTGGGCTCCGTCCCGGACGACCGGCATGCGGTGCCTCCCGCGCTGCGCGGGGCACACACGGGGATCCACAGCTGGCACCGCGGCGGCAGCTTCGGCAAGAGTGTCTCCAACGGCTGCATCCGGGTGCCCAAATCCGGACAGCGCAGGCTGCTCAGCGCCATCGCGCCCGGCACCCCGGTGAGCGTGGTCGACTGA
- a CDS encoding acyl-CoA dehydrogenase family protein → MTTTQRKPADVSEKQARQVAEAARESEWRKPSFGKELFLGRFCLDLIDPWPTVEPRPDADDYLARLDAYVRSGMDGARIEREARIPDEVFHGLAELGAFGMKIDKGYGGLGLPNLHYCKALTLIGSVSPAVAALLSAHQSIGVPQPLKIFGTPEQKKTFLPRLAAGEVSAFLLTEPDVGSDPARLGTVAEPVEGGYRLNGLKLWATNGTIATLLVVMARVPDKGITAFVVEGDAPGITVERRNEFLGLRGLENSVTRFHDVFVPEGNVIGGLGKGLKIALTTLNTGRLSLPAMCVGAGKWALNVAREWSAERVQWGRPVGQHEAVAKKIAFIAATTYAMESMLDLCCVIADDDRNDIRIEAALVKLFASEMAWQIADELIQIRGGRGYEKAPSLAARGERAAEVEQLLRDLRINRIFEGSTEIMHLLIAREAVDAHLSVAGDIIDPDAGLGRKARAGARAGAFYAKWLPTLAVGRGQVPTGYGRFGPLAAHLRYVERASRKLARSTFYAMSRWQGKMERKQAFLARVVDIGAELFAMSAVCVRARAERRDRPEGVELADLFCRQARLRAEALFADLWDNTDSLDVRLARRALDGRYAFLEEGIVTPASDGAWVSTWQPGPATVDDVRRRIPPPA, encoded by the coding sequence GTGACCACGACGCAGCGCAAGCCGGCCGACGTCTCGGAGAAGCAGGCGAGGCAGGTCGCCGAGGCCGCCCGCGAGTCCGAGTGGCGCAAGCCCAGCTTCGGCAAGGAACTGTTCCTCGGCCGGTTCTGTCTCGACCTCATCGACCCGTGGCCCACGGTCGAGCCCCGCCCCGACGCCGACGACTACCTCGCCCGGCTGGACGCGTACGTGCGCTCCGGGATGGACGGCGCCCGCATCGAACGCGAGGCCCGCATCCCCGACGAGGTGTTCCACGGCCTCGCCGAGCTCGGCGCGTTCGGCATGAAGATCGACAAAGGGTACGGCGGGCTCGGCCTGCCCAACCTGCACTACTGCAAGGCGCTGACGCTGATCGGCTCGGTCAGCCCCGCGGTCGCCGCGCTGCTGTCCGCGCACCAGTCGATCGGCGTCCCGCAGCCGCTGAAGATCTTCGGTACGCCGGAGCAGAAGAAGACGTTCCTGCCCCGGCTGGCGGCGGGCGAGGTGTCCGCGTTCCTGCTGACTGAGCCGGACGTCGGCTCCGACCCGGCACGGCTGGGCACCGTCGCCGAGCCGGTCGAGGGCGGCTACCGGCTCAACGGGCTGAAGCTGTGGGCCACCAACGGCACCATCGCCACCCTGCTGGTCGTGATGGCGCGGGTGCCCGACAAGGGCATCACGGCGTTCGTGGTGGAGGGCGACGCACCGGGCATCACGGTGGAACGCCGCAACGAGTTCCTCGGCCTGCGCGGCCTGGAGAACAGCGTGACCCGCTTCCACGACGTGTTCGTGCCCGAGGGCAACGTCATCGGTGGCCTCGGCAAGGGGCTCAAGATCGCGCTGACCACACTGAACACCGGCCGCCTGTCGCTGCCCGCGATGTGCGTCGGCGCGGGCAAGTGGGCCCTCAACGTGGCCCGCGAATGGTCGGCCGAGCGGGTCCAGTGGGGACGCCCCGTCGGGCAGCACGAGGCAGTCGCCAAGAAGATCGCCTTCATCGCCGCGACCACGTACGCGATGGAATCCATGCTCGACCTGTGCTGCGTGATCGCCGACGACGACCGCAACGACATCCGCATCGAGGCGGCTCTGGTCAAACTGTTCGCCAGCGAGATGGCGTGGCAGATCGCCGACGAGCTGATCCAGATCCGTGGCGGCCGCGGCTACGAGAAGGCACCGTCGCTGGCCGCGCGCGGCGAACGCGCGGCCGAGGTCGAGCAGCTCCTGCGCGACCTGCGGATCAACCGCATCTTCGAGGGCTCCACCGAGATCATGCACCTGCTGATCGCCCGCGAGGCGGTCGACGCGCACCTGTCGGTCGCGGGCGACATCATCGACCCGGACGCCGGGCTCGGCCGCAAGGCCCGCGCCGGGGCACGGGCCGGAGCCTTCTACGCGAAGTGGCTGCCCACCCTCGCGGTCGGCCGTGGCCAGGTGCCGACCGGGTACGGCAGGTTCGGGCCCCTCGCCGCCCACCTCAGGTACGTCGAGCGCGCCTCCCGCAAGCTCGCCCGGTCCACCTTCTACGCCATGTCGCGCTGGCAGGGCAAGATGGAACGCAAGCAGGCATTCCTCGCCCGGGTCGTGGACATCGGCGCCGAACTGTTCGCGATGTCGGCGGTGTGCGTCCGCGCCCGCGCCGAGCGGCGGGACCGGCCGGAGGGCGTGGAACTGGCCGATCTGTTCTGCCGGCAGGCGCGGCTGCGGGCGGAGGCGCTGTTCGCCGATCTGTGGGACAACACCGATTCGCTGGACGTACGGCTGGCGCGGCGGGCGCTCGACGGGCGCTACGCGTTCCTGGAGGAGGGCATCGTCACCCCGGCCTCCGACGGCGCCTGGGTGAGCACCTGGCAGCCCGGACCCGCCACAGTCGACGACGTACGCCGCCGCATCCCCCCACCGGCCTGA
- a CDS encoding NUDIX hydrolase: protein MAIPEFVLALRAKIGHDPLPLPGVIAVVLDEQGRVLLVRRSDTGDWALTTGCLEPGEQPAAGAVREVYEETGMEVAVERLLAVEALDLSVAPNGDQVYWLSIGLRCRVLGGDARVNDDESVEVGWFDPGSVPPLPPHQARCLELALSGDAAAWIAGTGEGTPR, encoded by the coding sequence ATGGCTATCCCGGAATTCGTCCTTGCCCTGCGCGCCAAGATCGGCCACGACCCGCTGCCGCTGCCCGGCGTCATCGCCGTGGTCCTCGACGAGCAGGGCCGCGTGCTGCTGGTCCGTCGCTCCGACACCGGCGATTGGGCCCTGACGACGGGATGCCTGGAGCCGGGCGAGCAGCCGGCGGCCGGCGCGGTCCGCGAGGTGTACGAGGAGACCGGCATGGAGGTCGCCGTGGAGCGGCTGCTGGCCGTCGAGGCCCTCGACCTGTCCGTGGCGCCCAACGGCGACCAGGTGTACTGGCTCTCCATCGGGCTGCGGTGCCGGGTCCTCGGTGGCGATGCCCGGGTCAACGACGACGAGTCCGTCGAGGTCGGCTGGTTCGATCCGGGCTCGGTGCCGCCGCTGCCGCCGCACCAGGCGCGTTGCCTGGAGCTCGCCCTGTCCGGCGACGCCGCCGCGTGGATCGCCGGAACGGGTGAGGGCACCCCGCGGTGA
- a CDS encoding extradiol dioxygenase produces the protein MITGAHAILFSTDAEQDRAFLRDKLGLAGVDAGGGWLIFALPPAEVAVHPAETGGACELYLMCDDVNATIAELRGRGVELRGEVQDMGWGLLTSIPLPSGGQLGLYEPRHPTAPH, from the coding sequence GTGATCACTGGAGCTCATGCCATCCTGTTCAGCACCGACGCGGAACAGGACCGCGCCTTCCTGCGCGACAAACTCGGCCTCGCCGGGGTGGACGCCGGTGGCGGCTGGCTCATCTTCGCCCTGCCGCCCGCCGAGGTGGCCGTCCATCCCGCGGAGACCGGTGGGGCCTGCGAGCTGTACCTGATGTGCGACGACGTCAACGCCACCATCGCGGAGCTGCGCGGCCGGGGCGTGGAGCTGCGCGGCGAGGTCCAGGACATGGGCTGGGGCCTGCTCACCTCGATACCACTGCCCAGCGGTGGCCAGCTCGGCCTCTACGAGCCCCGCCACCCGACCGCACCGCACTGA
- a CDS encoding LacI family DNA-binding transcriptional regulator, with the protein MAAKDAPAGRGRATSSDVAAAAGVSRSAVSFAFNDPARVSTATRERILAAARDLAYTPPPSGRAVRNRRTQCLGVLLPHDIPKAMENPYYSRFLMGIGQVCTREGLSLQLMPPVGDSLVKVIREAAVDGFVVCGLDTDRGEIAELSRRALPYVLVDSDAPDGGAASVDVDDRDGARHVAQHLLDLGHRRIAVLSIEHRSDQPARTYRDPMVRRIAGIEDALRTVGMGRRDITVTEAPCTRMDGYRAAQAIMAARPRPTALIVLADLMAFGAIDALRDLGLDVPGDVSVTGFDDLPEAQWSRPRLTTVRQPIAAKGRIAGDFLVSAIRGEDQHPHQLLHTALITRESSRPPADLIQDLSA; encoded by the coding sequence ATGGCAGCGAAGGACGCCCCCGCCGGCCGGGGCAGAGCCACCTCCAGCGACGTCGCCGCCGCCGCCGGTGTCTCCCGTTCCGCGGTCTCCTTCGCCTTCAACGACCCCGCCCGGGTCTCCACCGCGACCCGCGAGCGGATCCTCGCCGCCGCCCGCGACCTGGCCTACACCCCGCCGCCGTCCGGCCGGGCCGTGCGCAACCGCCGGACCCAGTGCCTCGGCGTGCTGCTCCCGCACGACATCCCCAAGGCGATGGAGAACCCGTACTACTCCCGGTTCCTCATGGGCATCGGCCAGGTGTGCACCCGGGAAGGGTTGTCCCTGCAGCTCATGCCCCCGGTCGGCGACTCCCTGGTCAAGGTCATCCGGGAGGCCGCGGTCGACGGATTCGTCGTGTGTGGACTCGACACCGACCGCGGCGAGATCGCCGAACTGAGCCGCCGGGCCCTGCCGTACGTGCTGGTCGACAGCGACGCGCCGGACGGCGGCGCCGCCAGCGTCGACGTCGACGACCGCGACGGCGCCCGCCACGTCGCCCAGCACCTGCTCGACCTCGGGCACCGCCGGATCGCCGTACTGAGCATCGAACACCGCTCCGACCAGCCCGCCCGCACCTACCGCGACCCCATGGTCCGCCGGATCGCCGGCATCGAGGACGCCCTGCGCACCGTCGGCATGGGCCGCCGCGACATCACCGTCACCGAGGCGCCCTGCACCCGGATGGACGGCTACCGCGCCGCCCAGGCCATCATGGCGGCCCGACCCCGGCCCACCGCGCTGATCGTGCTGGCCGACCTGATGGCGTTCGGCGCCATCGACGCCCTGCGTGACCTCGGCCTGGACGTGCCGGGCGACGTCTCCGTCACCGGCTTCGACGACCTGCCGGAGGCACAGTGGAGCCGGCCCCGGCTGACCACCGTGCGCCAGCCCATCGCGGCCAAGGGCCGGATCGCGGGCGACTTCCTCGTCTCCGCGATCCGGGGCGAGGACCAGCACCCACACCAGCTCCTGCACACCGCCCTGATCACCCGGGAGTCCAGCCGCCCACCGGCGGACCTCATCCAGGACCTCTCCGCGTAA